A stretch of the Erpetoichthys calabaricus chromosome 3, fErpCal1.3, whole genome shotgun sequence genome encodes the following:
- the LOC114648135 gene encoding troponin I, slow skeletal muscle-like, with protein MLKSLLLAKAKEELDQEIVDKEEEKERYLTERVPPLRTSGLSYNELQELCRELHAKIDVVDEERYDIEAKVIHNTREIQDLNMKVFDLRGKFKRPNLRRVRVSADAILRSLLGSKHKVSMDLRANLKSVKKEDTEKERPVEVGDWRKNVEAMSGMEGRKKMFDAAKSGPPQ; from the exons ATGCTGAAG agcTTGCTGCTCGCAAAGGCAAAAGAGGAACTGGATCAGGAGATTGTGGACAAAGAAGAGGAGAAGGAGCGCTACCTGACTGAACGGGTGCCCCCACTCCGAACCAGTGGGCTCTCCTACAATGAGCTGCAG GAACTGTGCCGTGAACTGCACGCTAAAATTGATGTGGTAGACGAAGAAAGATATGATATTGAAGCAAAAGTCATCCACAACACCCGAGAA ATCCAAGACCTGAACATGAAGGTGTTTGACCTGCGAGGGAAGTTCAAGCGGCCCAACCTCAGGAGAGTCCGTGTCTCTGCTGATGCCATCCTGCGTTCCTTATTGGGATCGAAGCACAAGGTGTCCATGGACCTGAGAGCCAACCTCAAATCCGTCAAGAAGGAAGACACAGAGAAG GAAAGGCCTGTGGAAGTAGGAGACTGGAGGAAGAATGTGGAGGCCATGTCTGGTATGGAGGGCAGGAAGAAGATGTTTGATGCTGCCAAGTCCGGCCCGCCTCAATAG